Below is a genomic region from Cohaesibacter intestini.
GGAACAGATCCTGACGGCCAACGACAACATGGTTGACGCTGTTGTGGCTTCCAACGACGGCACCGCCGGTGGTGTTGTTGCGGCTCTGACTGCTCAGGGCATGGAAGGTATCCCGGTTTCCGGTCAGGATGGCGATCATGCCGCCTTGAACCGTGTGGCCAAGGGCACTCAGACTGTGTCCGTCTGGAAAGACGCGCGTGACCTCGGCAAATCAGCTGCAGAAATCGCTGTTGCTCTGGCTGGTGGTACTGAAATGGCGGATGTCGAAGGCGCTGGCGCATGGACTTCCCCATCAGGCACCAAAATGACCGCTCGTTTCCTGGCTCCGATCCCGATCACCCAAGACAACCTCACCGTTGTCACCGATGGTGGCTGGATCTCTGTTGAAGCACTTTGCCAGGGCGTTACCAACGGTCCGGCTCCTTGTAACTAAGCGACTAGCGGTCACCCCAACACTCAGGTGGCCGTTCAATGCTTTGCTTCAAATACCCGCAATGACCCGGTGGCCTGCAGGCCACCGGGTTGGAAGCGGGAGCAAACAAGCTACAACAATCAAGCATTGACCATCAGCTTCTGCCTTGCGCGGCAGAGGTAATGATAACTTGCATGCTGGAGAGCAGCACATGGGCGATAGCGTGACTACCAATCGCGGCCTGCCAAAACAAGCGCGGAAAACCCTGATCGATACAATGGAAATTGACACCCGACTGCTCGGCATGATCGGTGCGTTTGTCATTATCTGTATCGTTTTTGATTTCTGGACTGGCGGTCGTTTTCTAACTCCTCGCAACATTTTCAATCTCACGATCCAGACAGTGTCCGTTGCCATCATGGCGACCGGCATGGTGTTTGTTATCGTCACAAGGCATATCGATCTGTCAGTGGGCGCGTTGCTCGCGACCTGTTCGGCGGTGATGGCCATGATCCAGACTGCCGTCCTGCCCGGTTGGTTCGGGTTGGAGCTCGGCTCTGGCATGATCGCGCCGATCGCCATTGTTGTCGGCCTTGTGGTTGGGGCTCTGGTTGGCTCCTTCCATGGTTGGCTGATTGGTTATCTGACCATCCCGGCCTTTATCGTGACGCTGGGTGGGCTGTTTGTATGGCGCAACGTCGCCTGGCACTTGACCGATGGCCAGACCATCGGGCCGCTCGACACAGCATTCGTGTCTCTTGGCGGTATTGAGGGCACGCTCGGGGAAAGTGGCAGCTGGGTACTTGGCGTGCTGGTTGCCGTGTTTGTTGTCTATCTGCTGTTCGGGGCGCGCCGCAACAAGATTGCCCACGATTTCCCGGTCAAGCCGGTCTGGGCAGAGTTGATCATCGGCGGTATTGCGGTCGGAGCGATCCTCGGATTTGTCTGGATGCTCAATGCTTATGATGTGCCGATTGGTCGTTTGAAGCGTCTGTTCGAAGCGCGCGGAGAAGTGATGCCTGAGGGCTATAGCGAAGGCTATGGTGTGCCATATTCGGTGCTGGTGCTGATCCTGGTGGCGACTGTGATGACGGTGATTGCGCAGCGAACCCGTCTGGGTCGCTATATCTTTGCCACAGGCGGCAACCCGGAAGCAGCAGCCCTGTCGGGCATCAATACCCGGCTGCTGACAGTCAAGATCTTCGCCATGGTTGGCGTGCTCTGCGCCATTTCTGCGGTGGTTGCCTCGGCGCGCCTCAACTTCCACTCCAACGATATCGGGACGCTTGACGAATTGCGGGTCATTGCCGCCGCGGTCATTGGCGGTACGGCTCTGGCTGGTGGTGTCGGAACCATTTATGGTGCCATTCTGGGTGCGTTGATCATGCAGTCGCTGCAATCGGGCATGGCCATGGTGGGCGTTGAAGCGCCTTATCAGAATATTGTCGTCGGTATCGTGCTGGTTCTGGCTGTCTATGTCGACATTGTCTATCGCAAGAGAACGGGAGACTGATCGATGCCAACTTCTGCACAAGCTGATCGCGGCACGCCGCTCGTTGAAATGCGCAATATGAACCTGTCTTTCGGCGGCATCAATGCGGTCGATGACGTGACGGTTGACCTTTATCCCGGCGAAGTGGTCGGGGTGTTGGGACATAATGGGGCGGGCAAGTCCTGTCTCATGAAGATGCTCTCGGGTGCCTACAAGAAAAATAGTGGCGACATTTTCGTCAATGGCGAGATGGTCGAGATCAACAATCCGCGCGACGCACGCGAATATAATATCGAGACGATCTATCAGACCTTGGCGCTGGCAGACAATCTCGATGCCGCCTCCAACATGTTCCTTGGCCGTGAGCTGGTGAATGGTGTGGGGCTCGTGGATGATGCGCAGATGGAAGCGGAAACCCGGAAGATCATGGGACGACTCAATCCCCGCTTCCAGCGATTCTCTTCCCCGGTGTCTGCCTTGTCCGGTGGTCAGCGTCAAAGTGTCGCGATTAGTCGCGCCGTTTACTTTAATGCCAAGATCCTGATCATGGATGAGCCGACCGCTGCCCTCGGTGTCGAAGAAACCAAGATGGTGGCCGATCTCATTCAGGAACTGAAGATGCAAGGATTGGGAATTTTCCTTATCGATCATGATATTCACGCGGTTAAGGCGCTGTGTGATCGGGCGTCGGTGATGAAGAATGGCAAGCTTGTCGGAACCGTCAAGGTCGATGAGGTGACCGAGGATGACATTCTGGGGATGATTATTCTTGGCAAACATCCGCATACGGGCGAAACCATATAGATCCAAGATTATAAGT
It encodes:
- a CDS encoding ATP-binding cassette domain-containing protein, coding for MPTSAQADRGTPLVEMRNMNLSFGGINAVDDVTVDLYPGEVVGVLGHNGAGKSCLMKMLSGAYKKNSGDIFVNGEMVEINNPRDAREYNIETIYQTLALADNLDAASNMFLGRELVNGVGLVDDAQMEAETRKIMGRLNPRFQRFSSPVSALSGGQRQSVAISRAVYFNAKILIMDEPTAALGVEETKMVADLIQELKMQGLGIFLIDHDIHAVKALCDRASVMKNGKLVGTVKVDEVTEDDILGMIILGKHPHTGETI
- a CDS encoding sugar ABC transporter permease, which produces MGDSVTTNRGLPKQARKTLIDTMEIDTRLLGMIGAFVIICIVFDFWTGGRFLTPRNIFNLTIQTVSVAIMATGMVFVIVTRHIDLSVGALLATCSAVMAMIQTAVLPGWFGLELGSGMIAPIAIVVGLVVGALVGSFHGWLIGYLTIPAFIVTLGGLFVWRNVAWHLTDGQTIGPLDTAFVSLGGIEGTLGESGSWVLGVLVAVFVVYLLFGARRNKIAHDFPVKPVWAELIIGGIAVGAILGFVWMLNAYDVPIGRLKRLFEARGEVMPEGYSEGYGVPYSVLVLILVATVMTVIAQRTRLGRYIFATGGNPEAAALSGINTRLLTVKIFAMVGVLCAISAVVASARLNFHSNDIGTLDELRVIAAAVIGGTALAGGVGTIYGAILGALIMQSLQSGMAMVGVEAPYQNIVVGIVLVLAVYVDIVYRKRTGD